From the genome of Primulina eburnea isolate SZY01 chromosome 12, ASM2296580v1, whole genome shotgun sequence, one region includes:
- the LOC140808117 gene encoding glucan endo-1,3-beta-glucosidase 11-like → MNLVLLLRRCSTFLLIISVSVATFLIPASVCIGINYGQIANNLPHPEDVKPLLKSIGATRVKLYDADPRVLKAFANSGLEFIVGLGNEYLAKVRDPKQALSWVKTNVQSYLPSTKITSIVVGNEILTLNDSVLSSNLLPAMESIHGALVSLNLDKQVMVTTAHNLGVLDVSYPPSSGSFRRDLTQKLSAILDFHCKVGTPFLINAYPYFAYKANPKQVSLDFVLFEARPGTNLVDPVSALHYDNMFHAQIDAAYSAIEKLGYKNVCLQISETGWPSKGDADEAGATPENAGKYNGNLLKLISEKKGTPMRPNLNLNVHLFALFNENLKPGPTSERNFGLFKPDGAPVYNLGFNVTGLQSTNSSGQATPSSLSPPWSGTTSSGYLSISANQAGKLCLRCSLLLVWLMVSAAMAFTHL, encoded by the exons ATGAATCTCGTTCTCCTTCTTCGCCGTTGCTCCACGTTTCTACTCATTATTTCAG TATCAGTAGCAACATTCTTGATACCAGCTTCGGTATGTATTGGCATAAACTACGGGCAGATAGCCAACAATTTACCCCACCCGGAGGACGTGAAGCCTCTCCTCAAATCCATCGGCGCCACCAGAGTCAAGCTCTACGACGCTGACCCACGCGTCCTCAAAGCATTTGCCAACTCGGGTCTCGAGTTCATAGTCGGCCTCGGCAACGAGTACTTGGCCAAGGTTAGGGACCCCAAGCAAGCCCTATCCTGGGTCAAGACCAACGTCCAATCCTACTTACCCTCCACCAAAATCACCTCCATTGTTGTCGGAAATGAAATCCTCACCTTGAACGACTCCGTTCTCTCCTCTAATCTCCTCCCCGCCATGGAAAGCATCCATGGGGCTCTGGTTTCCCTCAACCTCGACAAGCAAGTTATGGTTACTACAGCTCACAATTTGGGCGTCTTGGATGTTTCTTATCCTCCCTCATCAGGGTCGTTTCGCCGAGATCTTACTCAAAAGCTCTCCGCCATTTTGGATTTTCACTGCAAAGTGGGCACCCCGTTTTTAATCAACGCCTACCCTTACTTTGCCTACAAGGCCAATCCCAAGCAAGTTTCGTTAGATTTCGTACTGTTCGAAGCACGTCCCGGTACAAATTTAGTGGATCCGGTTTCGGCTCTGCATTACGACAACATGTTTCACGCGCAGATTGACGCTGCATATTCAGCCATTGAAAAGCTCGGGTACAAAAACGTGTGCTTGCAGATCTCGGAAACGGGGTGGCCATCCAAGGGGGATGCAGATGAGGCCGGGGCCACGCCGGAAAACGCTGGCAAGTATAACGGGAACTTGCTGAAATTGATCTCTGAGAAGAAAGGGACTCCGATGCGGCCCAATTTGAATTTGAATGTTCATTTATTCGCGTTGTTTAATGAGAATTTGAAGCCAGGCCCGACTTCGGAACGGAATTTCGGGCTCTTCAAGCCCGATGGGGCTCCAGTGTATAATCTGGGATTCAATGTGACGGGGTTGCAGAGTACTAACAGCTCCGGGCAAGCAACACCCTCTTCTTTGTCACCGCCGTGGAGTGGGACCACGTCCTCCGGCTATTTGTCCATTTCTGCTAATCAAGCT GGGAAGCTTTGTTTAAGATGTTCATTGCTATTAGTGTGGTTGATGGTTTCTGCTGCAATGGCTTTCACCCATTTGTAA